ACAGTCAACTTCTGGATCACGATCTTCTGTAAGGAAGTCTTTCTTGTTGAACTTGGATTATCAACTAACCCTCTTTGCAGTCAACATCTTCACTGATGTCTTCAGTAAGGGTTCCAGCTCAATTCATCTCCATCGCTCCATTTAACATAATTTACCCAGTTATCTGCCTCCCCATTGCGCAAGTTGTGCGACTCAAGATGCCCACGAGACAAAAATGGGGTGTCATCTCTGTCTTCCTCCTGGGTGTACTTGTAGTCATCACTAGCAGTATGTTACCCCTCCATTTTCTCCTCTCGTCTCATTCCCACAACTAAACCACAATGTACTCAGTTATCCGAGCGATCTACTCCCACCGCAACGAACAAATGATCACCTGCACCGTCTCCATGGTCGAAACCGCCATCGCCATCATTACTTCGTGTCTCCCCGTTCTCCGCACCCTGGTATTCGGCTCGCACTCTCGCACCGGAACCTACAGCGGCCACCGCGGCTACGAGCTCTCGCACTCTGGTGTGCACACCGGTGCCCAGGCCAGCAAGCAACACACTACCGTGTCCACCTCACAAAGTCACATTGACCGCGGCGTAGATGACATTTCGTTCCACGACTCCGACGATGGATTGGTTAAGGATCCGGCACCAGTTCCTGGACCAGGAATAGCTGTCAGGACCGATTATTTCGTGCATGAGGATCGTGTTTAAGGATGCATGGAATCTCCATGAGGCTAGCGCGGAAAGCGTTCCCCCTGTCGATTGTGCACATCCCCACCACATGCTTATATTTATTTAAACTAATTATTTTGATGTGTACGACGCCCAATATTATTATGGCCCTAAAAGGGTATCCAACACGGGATCTATAGacttaccactgaaatatGCCGAGCCTTATTTGTAATTTATGGTGTAAGAGCCATTTTCCGACTCC
Above is a window of Penicillium digitatum chromosome 2, complete sequence DNA encoding:
- a CDS encoding uncharacterized protein (related to integral membrane protein PTH11) yields the protein MTRPDLGQVVAWYVCTVAACAFLACRVVVRLRLLKRLYLDDLFVCLAAMCLIGDLAIQHYMFGQGMSEMANSTLQEKINMTKMIIPGSILYVTSLWLIKSSMVIFYKRLADRTQYQIVYNITLCILAATWLVVFFDIIFKCYPPRRQWEGITNAELTCPKGPSTVNFWITIFFNIFTDVFIICLPIAQVVRLKMPTRQKWGVISVFLLGVLVVITSIIRAIYSHRNEQMITCTVSMVETAIAIITSCLPVLRTLVFGSHSRTGTYSGHRGYELSHSGVHTGAQASKQHTTVSTSQSHIDRGVDDISFHDSDDGLVKDPAPVPGPGIAVRTDYFVHEDRV